The proteins below come from a single Rhodanobacter sp. LX-99 genomic window:
- a CDS encoding SO2930 family diheme c-type cytochrome, with translation MLALLLLTGCQRGMPPVAFHADGRPPKLGDWHVVEVRDGKLQLNDGVVPYDLNTPLFTDYAHKLRTVWMPKGTTAQYHPTDTLDFPVGTVISKTFYYPRAADGKPGDVARNDDYSRDFAGQGLDMANVRLIETRILVHRKDGWAAIPYVWNDAQTEATLARTGAVLPLTLVGADNAREDFNYVVPDESQCQSCHAQDWIDRKVHPIGPKARHINKDYHYADGPANQLEHLAKLGYLSGLPALAEVPRDANWEDTHATLDARARAYLDINCGHCHNANGAANTTGLTLDAGTPEDRHLGICKPPTAAGQGTGDHFFDIVPGQPDESILPYRLASKEPGVMMPELGRSTVHREGVALIKAWIAAQPGSCVAIR, from the coding sequence TTGCTCGCCCTGTTGCTGCTGACCGGCTGCCAGCGCGGCATGCCGCCGGTGGCGTTCCATGCCGACGGCCGCCCGCCGAAACTCGGCGACTGGCACGTGGTCGAGGTGCGCGACGGCAAGCTGCAACTCAACGACGGCGTGGTGCCGTACGACCTCAACACGCCGCTGTTCACCGACTACGCGCACAAGCTGCGCACGGTGTGGATGCCGAAGGGCACGACGGCGCAGTACCACCCCACCGACACGCTGGACTTCCCGGTCGGCACGGTGATCAGCAAGACGTTCTATTACCCGCGCGCGGCCGACGGCAAGCCCGGCGACGTGGCGCGCAACGACGACTATTCCCGCGACTTCGCCGGCCAGGGACTCGACATGGCGAACGTGCGCCTGATCGAGACGCGCATCCTGGTGCATCGCAAGGACGGCTGGGCGGCGATCCCGTACGTGTGGAACGACGCGCAGACCGAAGCCACCCTGGCGCGCACCGGCGCGGTGCTGCCGCTGACCCTGGTCGGCGCGGACAACGCGCGCGAGGACTTCAACTACGTGGTACCCGACGAGAGCCAGTGCCAGAGCTGCCACGCACAGGACTGGATCGACCGCAAGGTGCACCCGATCGGCCCGAAGGCGCGCCACATCAACAAGGACTACCACTACGCCGACGGCCCTGCGAACCAGCTCGAACACCTGGCCAAGCTCGGCTACCTCAGCGGCCTGCCGGCCCTGGCCGAGGTGCCGCGCGATGCGAACTGGGAAGACACCCACGCCACGCTGGACGCACGCGCACGCGCCTACCTCGACATCAACTGCGGCCATTGCCACAACGCGAACGGCGCGGCGAACACCACCGGCCTCACGCTCGACGCCGGCACGCCGGAAGACCGCCATCTCGGCATCTGCAAGCCGCCGACCGCGGCCGGCCAGGGCACCGGCGACCACTTCTTCGACATCGTGCCGGGCCAGCCGGACGAGTCGATCCTGCCGTACCGGCTGGCGTCGAAGGAGCCGGGCGTGATGATGCCGGAGCTCGGCCGCAGCACCGTGCACCGCGAAGGCGTGGCATTGATCAAGGCGTGGATCGCGGCGCAGCCGGGGAGCTGCGTGGCGATCCGCTGA
- a CDS encoding parallel beta-helix domain-containing protein: MRKLFISVAVAAALAGCGKSEPAPQNTTDASFEAKLQEQLLDAKPGSVIDIPAGHYALKRGLSLRTDGVTIRGAGMDKTVLSFKGQVVGPEGLLVNASDFTIENLALEDTKGDALKINQGRNITIRGVRIEWTGGPKTTNGAYGLYPVKTHNVLIENSVVIGASDAGIYVGQSDNIIVRNNRAEYNVAGVEIENSVHADVYGNTATNNTGGILVFNMPNLSQEGHSTRVFKNKVYANNTGNFAAKGAAVASVPAGSGVVVNSNDKVEIFDNDIADHKTANVIISSYFSTNYYNTRGVAADYNPYPKGIYVYGNRLKGGGDSPDGVDFKMLKTAVYGLTGHFPDVLWDGYFDKKDLVDGLPPPADRICIQDVSGVLNADGPNGYKNPGTDMKPYQCTLPKLPSVVLDPEPKA; encoded by the coding sequence ATGCGCAAGCTGTTCATCAGCGTGGCCGTCGCCGCCGCGCTCGCCGGTTGCGGCAAATCCGAACCGGCACCGCAGAACACGACCGACGCCAGTTTCGAGGCGAAGCTGCAGGAGCAGCTGCTGGACGCCAAGCCCGGCAGCGTGATCGACATTCCGGCCGGGCACTACGCGCTCAAGCGCGGCCTCAGCCTGCGCACCGACGGCGTCACCATCCGCGGCGCCGGCATGGACAAGACCGTGCTGTCGTTCAAGGGCCAGGTGGTGGGGCCGGAAGGCCTGCTGGTGAACGCCAGCGACTTCACCATCGAGAACCTGGCGCTGGAAGACACCAAGGGCGACGCGCTGAAGATCAACCAGGGCAGGAACATCACCATCCGCGGCGTGCGCATCGAATGGACCGGCGGCCCGAAGACCACCAACGGCGCCTACGGCCTGTACCCGGTGAAGACGCACAACGTGCTGATCGAGAATTCGGTGGTGATCGGCGCCTCCGACGCCGGCATCTACGTGGGCCAGTCGGACAACATCATCGTGCGCAACAACCGCGCCGAGTACAACGTGGCCGGGGTGGAGATCGAGAACTCGGTGCATGCCGACGTCTACGGCAACACCGCCACCAACAACACCGGCGGCATCCTGGTGTTCAACATGCCGAACCTGTCGCAGGAAGGCCACAGCACCCGCGTGTTCAAGAACAAGGTGTATGCGAACAACACCGGCAACTTCGCCGCCAAGGGCGCCGCGGTGGCCAGCGTGCCGGCGGGCTCCGGCGTGGTGGTGAACTCGAACGACAAGGTGGAGATCTTCGACAACGACATCGCCGACCACAAGACGGCGAACGTGATCATCTCCAGCTACTTCTCCACCAACTACTACAACACCCGCGGCGTCGCCGCCGACTACAACCCGTACCCGAAGGGCATCTACGTCTACGGCAACCGCCTCAAGGGCGGCGGGGATTCGCCCGACGGCGTCGATTTCAAGATGCTGAAGACCGCCGTCTACGGTCTCACCGGCCACTTTCCCGACGTGCTGTGGGACGGCTACTTCGACAAGAAGGATCTGGTCGACGGGCTGCCGCCGCCGGCCGATCGCATCTGCATCCAGGACGTCAGCGGCGTGCTCAATGCCGACGGCCCGAACGGCTACAAGAACCCCGGCACCGACATGAAACCGTACCAGTGCACGCTGCCGAAACTGCCGTCGGTGGTGCTGGACCCGGAACCGAAGGCATGA
- a CDS encoding AraC family transcriptional regulator, which yields MARPAGMIGPSPAAGASLASDDPRYTAAEFPPNKLLYLVQLADARGIDSRPWFAGLALNRAQIADPALRVSYRQAASFVRRALQALDVPDAGLRIGREGTIGGFGLLGLAMMTSRTLGDAMFAGIAHHKICGCLLDVGVEPVSEREVALVAWPRFGDTELMPFFCEELFASCLMIARELVGPELRPLRVELAYPQPAYAAEYAALFECAVRFGATRNRLILDVQWLARPLPGYNPLTAKQALALCAQQRTPDGGEPHQEIVAAVERLLRSQLPQQPKLNDVARTLNLSERSLRRKLAESGRIFREIHDRVRAERALQLLQAGTLSVAQVGNEVGFSDPREFRRAFKRWTGMPPQDARRATA from the coding sequence ATGGCACGTCCCGCCGGCATGATCGGCCCATCACCTGCCGCCGGCGCGTCGCTGGCGAGCGACGACCCGCGCTACACCGCGGCGGAGTTCCCGCCGAACAAGCTGCTGTACCTGGTGCAGTTGGCGGATGCGCGCGGCATCGACAGCCGTCCCTGGTTCGCCGGACTGGCGCTGAACCGCGCGCAGATCGCCGACCCCGCGCTGCGCGTGTCGTATCGCCAGGCCGCCAGCTTCGTACGCCGTGCGCTGCAGGCGCTGGACGTGCCCGACGCGGGCCTGCGCATCGGCCGCGAGGGCACCATCGGCGGCTTCGGCCTGCTCGGCCTGGCGATGATGACCTCGCGCACGCTGGGCGACGCGATGTTCGCCGGCATCGCCCATCACAAGATCTGCGGCTGCCTGCTCGACGTGGGCGTCGAGCCGGTCAGCGAGCGCGAAGTGGCGCTGGTGGCGTGGCCGCGCTTCGGCGACACCGAACTGATGCCGTTCTTCTGCGAGGAACTGTTCGCCAGCTGCCTGATGATCGCGCGCGAACTGGTGGGGCCGGAACTGCGTCCGCTGCGCGTCGAACTCGCCTACCCGCAACCCGCCTACGCCGCCGAGTACGCCGCGCTGTTCGAATGCGCGGTGCGCTTCGGCGCAACGCGCAACCGGCTGATCCTCGACGTGCAGTGGCTGGCCCGTCCGCTGCCCGGCTACAACCCGCTCACCGCGAAGCAGGCGCTGGCGCTGTGCGCGCAGCAACGCACCCCGGACGGCGGCGAGCCGCACCAGGAAATCGTCGCCGCCGTGGAACGGCTGCTGCGCAGCCAGCTGCCGCAGCAGCCGAAGCTCAACGACGTGGCGCGCACGCTCAACCTCAGCGAGCGGTCGTTGCGGCGCAAGCTGGCCGAGAGCGGGCGCATCTTCCGCGAGATCCACGACCGCGTGCGCGCCGAACGCGCGCTGCAACTGCTGCAGGCCGGCACGCTCAGCGTGGCCCAGGTCGGCAACGAGGTCGGCTTCAGCGACCCGCGCGAGTTCCGCCGCGCGTTCAAGCGCTGGACCGGCATGCCGCCGCAGGACGCCCGCCGCGCCACCGCCTGA
- a CDS encoding phosphatase PAP2 family protein, which translates to MQQHIRRRWPCRFGLILAAATVLGGCANDDRSASAAGSAKEAVGYLAPAQRPRATGVLPPAPQAGSARYEADRQIFKATRQLQGTPRWTLATGDADGATPAMLRGFSCAVGVPLDAVQLPRLVNLLDRAGADADHVNTPVKQANRRQRPFQIDDGAVCQPKPQLAKSFDYPSGQATLGWTIGLILAELAPDRATDIDLRARAYADSRMICGAHNYSAIEAGAMNAAIVVAALHASPAFRQDVESARRELASYRQSTAPIDGQQCAAERTLISASPY; encoded by the coding sequence ATGCAGCAGCACATTCGACGCCGGTGGCCGTGCCGCTTCGGCCTGATCCTGGCCGCCGCCACGGTTCTCGGTGGTTGCGCGAACGATGATCGGTCGGCATCGGCTGCCGGCAGCGCGAAGGAAGCGGTCGGCTATCTGGCGCCGGCGCAGCGGCCGCGGGCCACCGGCGTGCTGCCGCCCGCACCGCAAGCCGGCTCCGCCCGCTACGAGGCGGACCGGCAGATCTTCAAGGCCACCCGCCAACTGCAAGGCACACCGCGCTGGACGCTGGCGACCGGCGATGCGGACGGCGCCACGCCGGCGATGCTGCGCGGTTTCAGTTGTGCCGTCGGCGTGCCGCTGGATGCGGTGCAACTGCCGCGACTGGTGAACCTGCTCGACCGCGCCGGCGCGGACGCGGACCACGTCAACACGCCAGTGAAGCAGGCGAACCGGCGCCAGCGTCCGTTCCAGATCGACGACGGCGCGGTCTGCCAGCCGAAGCCGCAGCTGGCGAAAAGCTTCGACTATCCGTCCGGCCAGGCCACGCTGGGCTGGACGATCGGCCTGATCCTGGCCGAGCTGGCACCGGACCGCGCCACCGACATCGACCTGCGCGCCCGCGCCTACGCCGACAGCCGGATGATCTGCGGCGCGCACAACTACAGCGCGATCGAGGCCGGCGCGATGAATGCCGCGATCGTGGTGGCGGCGCTGCACGCGTCGCCGGCGTTCCGGCAGGACGTCGAGTCGGCGCGGCGCGAGCTGGCCAGCTATCGCCAATCGACGGCGCCGATCGACGGACAGCAATGCGCGGCGGAGCGGACACTGATCAGCGCTTCGCCGTATTGA
- a CDS encoding restriction endonuclease yields the protein MSKAKKGQTEFVQWMGPLLDCLRALGGSARPKEVSNWIARELHLPPEITEVTIKSGANRFHNQVQWARQYLVWEGLLDDSKRGIWALSPLGWKTRIDDDAARSIFLNRVRTSQSLRKQHTSSDALPIPETTDTVPPEESQELDLLDVLKGLPPYGFELICGRLLREHGFEDVEVTQRSRDGGIDGYGLLRLSPFVSLRVAFQAKRFKDVVSRSSVGEFRNALLGRAEKGVFITTGRFTTDAESEASRDGVVPIELIDGEQLVQLFQDAGIGVKPKTIYEIDHAFFDQFRHEP from the coding sequence ATGTCGAAAGCCAAGAAGGGCCAGACCGAATTCGTCCAGTGGATGGGACCACTGCTTGACTGTCTGCGCGCACTTGGCGGCTCGGCCAGGCCAAAGGAAGTTTCCAACTGGATCGCGCGTGAGCTACACCTGCCGCCAGAGATCACCGAGGTCACGATCAAATCCGGTGCCAACCGCTTCCACAATCAGGTTCAATGGGCACGCCAGTATTTGGTCTGGGAAGGCTTACTGGACGACAGCAAGCGCGGCATCTGGGCACTGAGCCCACTAGGCTGGAAAACCAGGATTGATGACGACGCGGCGCGAAGCATATTCCTGAATCGGGTGAGGACGAGCCAATCTCTGCGCAAGCAGCACACTTCAAGTGATGCTTTGCCAATACCTGAAACCACAGATACCGTTCCACCCGAAGAGTCGCAAGAGCTGGATCTTCTGGATGTCCTCAAAGGCTTACCACCTTATGGCTTTGAGCTGATCTGTGGTCGATTGCTTCGCGAGCACGGGTTTGAGGATGTTGAGGTTACTCAACGCTCGCGCGATGGCGGCATTGATGGTTACGGACTACTCCGATTAAGCCCGTTCGTAAGTTTGCGTGTGGCATTCCAAGCCAAGCGATTCAAGGATGTGGTTTCGCGCAGCTCCGTAGGTGAATTTCGCAACGCTCTGCTTGGCCGTGCCGAGAAAGGCGTATTTATCACCACAGGTCGCTTCACCACAGATGCAGAGAGCGAAGCATCTCGCGATGGCGTGGTTCCCATCGAGCTGATCGACGGCGAACAATTGGTACAACTCTTTCAAGATGCAGGTATCGGTGTGAAGCCGAAGACCATCTACGAAATCGATCACGCGTTTTTCGACCAGTTCCGGCACGAACCATAA
- the putA gene encoding bifunctional proline dehydrogenase/L-glutamate gamma-semialdehyde dehydrogenase PutA, translated as MTQAILSPELPVDSTPARARITAAWLRDETEAVNDLLAQATLPPVEREQVIDLAAGLVSRVRARAKDQSAVESFMRQYDLSSEEGVLLMCVAEALLRIPDKATADKLIRDKLGDADWKKHLGQSESLFVNASTWGLMLTGHLVNLAEDTRHDVTGALKRLIGRAGEPAIRLAVRQAMRIMGHQFVMGRSIDEALDRCAKKEYAVYRYSYDMLGESALTGETAERYQEDYRRAIAAIGARGPFANHTDAPSISVKLSALHPRYEVAKRELARRQLTGKLLELSQLAMKNGIALSVDAEEADRLELSLDILGDVFAHPSLAGWNGLGIVVQAYAKRTPFVIDWLIETARAANRRWYVRLVKGAYWDAEIKRAQENGLAGYPVYTRKPNTDVSYLACARKLFDAGNELIYPQFATHNAHTIAAVHHIARGRPFEYQRLHGMGTDLYSEVIGPQNLNVPCRVYAPVGTHEDLLPYLVRRLLENGANTSFVNRVVDETLPVRELVADPCETVRAFASIPHPRIPLPVNLYGELRKNSMGINFSNDNELKAMADAVNANAGPWTAAPLVPGATASGPTVQVTNPADRRQTVGSYVSADSATVDKALANAVAAQPGWDRLPAASRAAILEHAAEQLEARRGEFIALCVREAGKSLPDAIAEIREAADFLRYYATMSRRLFGQPEQLPGPTGESNQLFLNGRGVFVCISPWNFPLAIFLGQVSAALAAGNSVIAKPAEQTSLIGHAAVKLLHDAGIPLDVLQYLPGDGATVGAALTRDPRVAGVAFTGSTDTAWAINRALAARNAPIAALIAETGGQNAMIADSSALPEQIVKDVIASAFQSAGQRCSAARVLFVQEDIADKVCAMLTGAMAELKVGDPGQLSTDVGPVIDADALKILTEHAARMDTEAKKIGEVALDPATTAHGTFFAPRAYEIPSLATLTREVFGPVLHIVRWKGSELARVVEQINATGYGLTLGVHSRIDDTVEYIAGHARVGNCYVNRNQIGAVVGVQPFGGENLSGTGPKAGGPHYLLRFAGERTLTINTTAAGGNASLLTIGE; from the coding sequence GTGACCCAAGCCATTCTCAGCCCCGAACTCCCCGTCGACAGCACGCCTGCGCGCGCGCGCATCACCGCCGCCTGGCTGCGCGACGAGACCGAAGCGGTCAACGATCTGCTCGCCCAGGCCACCCTGCCGCCGGTCGAACGCGAGCAGGTGATCGACCTCGCCGCCGGCCTGGTTTCGCGCGTGCGTGCACGCGCCAAGGACCAGAGCGCGGTCGAATCCTTCATGCGCCAGTACGACCTGTCTTCCGAGGAAGGCGTGCTGCTGATGTGCGTGGCCGAGGCGCTGTTGCGCATCCCGGACAAGGCCACCGCCGACAAGCTGATCCGCGACAAGCTCGGCGATGCGGACTGGAAGAAGCACCTGGGCCAGAGCGAATCGCTGTTCGTCAACGCCTCGACCTGGGGCCTGATGCTCACCGGCCACCTGGTGAACCTCGCCGAGGACACCCGCCACGACGTCACCGGCGCGCTGAAACGGCTGATCGGCCGCGCCGGCGAGCCGGCGATCCGCCTGGCGGTGCGCCAGGCGATGCGCATCATGGGCCACCAGTTCGTGATGGGCCGCAGCATCGACGAAGCGCTGGACCGCTGCGCGAAGAAGGAATACGCGGTGTACCGCTACTCCTACGACATGCTCGGCGAGTCGGCGCTGACCGGCGAAACCGCCGAGCGTTACCAGGAAGATTACCGCCGTGCGATCGCCGCGATCGGCGCACGCGGCCCGTTCGCGAACCACACCGACGCGCCGTCGATCTCGGTGAAGCTGTCCGCGCTGCACCCGCGCTACGAGGTGGCCAAGCGCGAACTGGCGCGGCGCCAGCTCACCGGGAAGCTGCTGGAACTGTCGCAGCTCGCCATGAAGAACGGCATCGCGCTGTCGGTCGACGCCGAGGAAGCCGATCGCCTGGAGCTGTCGCTGGACATCCTCGGCGACGTCTTCGCGCACCCCTCGCTCGCAGGCTGGAACGGCCTGGGCATCGTGGTGCAGGCGTACGCCAAGCGCACCCCGTTCGTGATCGACTGGCTGATCGAGACCGCACGTGCGGCAAATCGTCGCTGGTACGTGCGCCTGGTGAAGGGCGCCTACTGGGACGCCGAAATCAAGCGCGCGCAGGAAAACGGCCTGGCCGGCTACCCCGTGTACACGCGCAAGCCGAACACCGACGTGTCCTACCTGGCCTGCGCGCGCAAGCTGTTCGATGCCGGCAACGAACTGATCTACCCGCAGTTCGCCACGCACAACGCGCACACCATCGCCGCCGTGCATCACATCGCGCGCGGCCGGCCGTTCGAGTACCAGCGCCTGCACGGCATGGGCACCGACCTGTACAGCGAAGTGATCGGCCCGCAGAACTTGAACGTGCCCTGCCGCGTCTACGCGCCGGTCGGCACCCACGAGGACCTGCTGCCGTACCTGGTGCGCCGCCTGCTCGAGAACGGCGCCAACACCAGCTTCGTCAACCGCGTAGTGGACGAAACGCTGCCGGTGCGCGAACTGGTCGCCGACCCGTGCGAGACGGTGCGTGCTTTCGCCTCGATCCCTCACCCGCGCATCCCGCTGCCGGTCAATCTGTACGGTGAACTCCGGAAGAACTCCATGGGCATTAATTTCTCCAACGACAACGAACTGAAGGCGATGGCCGACGCGGTCAACGCCAACGCCGGCCCGTGGACTGCTGCTCCGCTGGTGCCGGGCGCAACCGCCAGCGGCCCGACCGTGCAGGTGACCAACCCGGCCGATCGCCGCCAGACCGTCGGCAGCTACGTCAGCGCCGACAGCGCCACCGTCGACAAGGCGCTGGCCAACGCGGTCGCCGCCCAGCCCGGCTGGGATCGCCTGCCCGCGGCCAGCCGCGCCGCGATCCTCGAACATGCCGCCGAACAGCTCGAGGCGCGCCGCGGCGAGTTCATCGCGCTGTGCGTGCGCGAGGCCGGCAAGAGCCTGCCCGACGCGATCGCCGAGATCCGCGAGGCCGCCGACTTCCTGCGCTACTACGCCACCATGTCGCGCCGCCTGTTCGGCCAGCCGGAACAGTTGCCCGGTCCCACCGGCGAGAGCAACCAGCTGTTCCTCAACGGCCGCGGCGTGTTCGTCTGCATCAGCCCGTGGAACTTCCCGCTGGCGATCTTCCTGGGCCAGGTCAGTGCCGCGCTCGCCGCCGGCAACAGCGTGATCGCCAAGCCGGCCGAGCAGACCTCGCTGATCGGCCACGCCGCGGTGAAGCTGCTGCACGACGCCGGCATCCCGCTCGACGTACTGCAGTATCTGCCCGGCGACGGCGCCACGGTCGGCGCCGCGCTGACGCGGGACCCGCGCGTGGCCGGCGTCGCCTTCACCGGCTCCACCGACACCGCGTGGGCGATCAACCGCGCGCTGGCCGCACGCAACGCGCCGATCGCCGCGCTGATCGCCGAGACCGGCGGCCAGAACGCGATGATCGCCGACTCCTCCGCCCTGCCCGAGCAGATCGTCAAGGACGTGATCGCCTCCGCGTTCCAGTCCGCCGGCCAGCGCTGCTCGGCCGCGCGCGTGCTGTTCGTGCAGGAAGACATCGCCGACAAGGTCTGCGCCATGCTCACCGGCGCGATGGCCGAGCTGAAGGTCGGCGATCCGGGCCAGCTGTCCACCGACGTCGGTCCGGTGATCGACGCGGACGCGCTGAAGATCCTCACCGAGCACGCCGCGCGAATGGACACCGAAGCGAAGAAGATCGGCGAAGTCGCGCTCGACCCGGCGACCACCGCGCACGGCACCTTCTTCGCCCCGCGCGCCTACGAAATCCCCTCGCTGGCCACGCTGACCCGCGAAGTGTTCGGCCCGGTGCTGCACATCGTCCGCTGGAAAGGCAGCGAGCTGGCCCGCGTGGTCGAGCAGATCAACGCCACCGGCTACGGCCTCACCCTGGGCGTGCACAGCCGCATCGACGACACCGTCGAGTACATCGCCGGCCACGCGCGCGTCGGCAACTGCTACGTCAACCGCAACCAGATCGGCGCGGTGGTCGGCGTGCAGCCGTTCGGCGGCGAGAACCTGTCCGGCACCGGCCCCAAGGCCGGCGGCCCGCACTACCTGCTGCGCTTCGCCGGCGAACGCACGCTCACCATCAACACCACCGCCGCCGGCGGCAACGCCTCGCTGCTGACGATCGGCGAATAA
- a CDS encoding DUF2244 domain-containing protein — translation MWLKPNRALSRRGLRRLIVVLVALVLMTAGLGAWQGNVFAPLFALVESAAVAVALSAAWRAGDRSERITLDASSLEVQSLPGRRRMRFQSYWVRVLLEPGNGRQRLLLSSHGRELEIGVFLADQERVELSKKLMVLLADFNQPRK, via the coding sequence ATGTGGCTCAAGCCCAATCGCGCGCTCAGCCGGCGCGGTCTGCGTCGACTGATCGTGGTTCTGGTGGCGCTGGTGCTGATGACGGCTGGACTGGGTGCGTGGCAGGGGAATGTGTTCGCTCCGCTGTTCGCCCTGGTGGAATCCGCCGCCGTGGCCGTCGCCTTGAGCGCGGCCTGGCGGGCCGGCGACCGTAGTGAGCGCATCACCCTCGACGCGTCGTCGCTGGAGGTGCAGTCCCTGCCGGGCCGGCGCCGCATGCGTTTCCAGTCGTACTGGGTGCGCGTGCTGCTGGAGCCGGGCAACGGGCGCCAGCGCCTGCTGTTGTCGTCGCACGGGCGCGAACTGGAGATCGGCGTTTTCCTGGCGGATCAGGAACGCGTCGAGCTGTCGAAGAAACTCATGGTGTTGCTGGCCGACTTCAACCAGCCACGCAAGTAG
- the coxB gene encoding cytochrome c oxidase subunit II produces MTSGGIRRSFTAAAALALASFGSVALAAPGPWQLNMERGASTWSPVPYHLNNVSLAVCTVIGVLVFGAMFIAMFRFRKSRGAVAEKWSHNTMVEVVWTTIPVLILITLAYLATGGLTTWADTTGSQMTVKVTGYQWKWRYDYVDYMGKSIDKVGFMSKLDTRSDQTRQLGSGMDPFAVKVGDENTYLLDVDKPLVVPVDTKIRFVITSGDVIHSWWVPATGWKIDAIPGIINAAWANFTTPGTYRGQCAELCGQDHAFMPIVVVVKSKADFAKWLAEQEAPAAAPAPAPQTAQVAAPVAGKQG; encoded by the coding sequence ATGACATCTGGCGGCATCAGGCGATCATTCACGGCAGCGGCGGCTCTCGCCCTTGCATCGTTCGGCAGCGTGGCCCTGGCCGCTCCCGGCCCGTGGCAGCTGAACATGGAGCGCGGCGCGAGCACCTGGTCGCCGGTGCCGTACCACCTGAACAACGTTTCGCTCGCCGTGTGCACGGTGATCGGCGTGCTGGTGTTCGGCGCGATGTTCATCGCCATGTTCCGCTTCCGCAAATCGCGCGGCGCAGTGGCCGAGAAGTGGTCGCACAACACCATGGTGGAAGTGGTCTGGACCACCATCCCGGTGCTGATCCTGATCACCCTGGCCTATCTGGCCACCGGTGGCCTCACCACCTGGGCCGACACCACCGGTTCGCAGATGACCGTCAAGGTCACCGGCTACCAGTGGAAGTGGCGCTACGACTATGTCGACTACATGGGCAAGTCGATCGACAAGGTCGGCTTCATGTCCAAGCTCGATACGCGCAGCGACCAGACCCGCCAGCTTGGTTCGGGCATGGATCCGTTCGCGGTCAAGGTCGGCGACGAAAACACCTACCTGCTTGACGTCGACAAGCCGCTGGTGGTGCCGGTCGACACCAAGATCCGCTTCGTGATCACCAGCGGCGACGTGATCCACTCCTGGTGGGTGCCGGCGACCGGCTGGAAGATCGATGCGATCCCCGGGATCATCAACGCGGCGTGGGCCAACTTCACCACGCCGGGCACTTATCGCGGCCAGTGCGCCGAATTGTGTGGCCAGGACCACGCCTTCATGCCGATCGTGGTGGTGGTGAAGTCCAAGGCGGATTTCGCCAAGTGGCTGGCCGAGCAGGAGGCGCCAGCCGCGGCACCTGCTCCGGCGCCGCAAACCGCACAGGTCGCCGCTCCGGTCGCCGGCAAGCAGGGCTGA